Within Anolis sagrei isolate rAnoSag1 chromosome 3, rAnoSag1.mat, whole genome shotgun sequence, the genomic segment TGTGTTTTGTGCATTGAAAAAGATCTCTCTATAACTGAAAAAGCAGACATTCAATTTGTTATGTCAAATATGAACGTTTCAAAACATGAATATAATGTGACTATAACATACTTCCAATAAATTACAATGCTAAATATTTTTGCTTATATTGTTAATTAACTTGATGACCTGATTTCCACCATCATTGAAATGGCCTGATTTACACAATGAATACCTGTCATAAATCAGGCCATCATGTTAATTACAATGTAAACAAGAATATTTATTCCAGAGTAGCTTTCTGGCACATACTGCCAGATTACTCCTATTTGCAGCAGGAGCGGCTAAACAGACTTCTGGTTTACGGAAAGCTTAACTTGACAAGACTCAAGACTCCAGCTTGTCCCTCTCCcaataaaccagagaaagaatAAGTGGACAAAATAAGCCTGAGCACTGGTTCCTGACAGGTCCAGAAGTTAAACCAAATAAACCATGAGTTGAGGGTCTCTAGTTCATTTAACATCATGTGCATCAGTATGCAGGCTCAACCGTATAAATAAAAAGTCTTTCAACTTGTTGCAACACCAAATCTACTTCATGTTACCAGACATCCCAACAACTCACACAACCTTATTAATAATAGTACTTAAATAAAACATATGGGTTGGTGTCTATTTGCTTTTTTGAACCATGTTCAGTTCTGTACCATCGTCACCTAAGCAAGCAGTTGTAAAATCATTCGCAAAATAATGCAGAAGGAGATCTTTGGACCTTCACACACTGGCATCATCTTCCCACACTCATAATGGGACAGAATCACATGCTTTTGGAAGGGAAGGTTCTAAGAAAATGCATGCACATTGTTGCTTTCTTTCCTGCATGTCCAGAACCAGATACACAAATTTTAAAGCTCATGTCAGTTACATGAAGCTCATGTCAGTCCTTGTCAGGTGTTCTACAAATCTGGACTTTAAGAAACAGAAGTACTTCAGTTCCTATAGGTCTAAGCATGTCTACTCAGATCCCAATGAATTCAGTGAAGCTTACTCTTGAGttgcctacaggctgagaaaagtgatatacaaatacagtaaataaataaataaataaataaatacttcaaggTAAATAGAAAGTGGGCTGCAGCCTCAGCACCAATTGAAATGGACTCATAATGTAGGAGTCATTTAGAAAAGGTATTGCAGACACATGGGCTGGAAATTGTATGAACTGAATTAACTCCTATAACTGCAATAATAGCACTGACGAGACGGAAACTGTGCTGCTATAAGGCATGGGCTGGGGTCTCAATCACTTAAACCTCTAACTGCAAATCAGAATGGTCTTAGCTCAGTTTTTAGGAGAGAAAATGCTGACGTTTTAGTCACATGTGCATTTTATTTCAAGGTCCAAAAATGAATACATTCATGCAAAGTTAATCCTCCATATTTCTGCAGCCTTGGTAATTAATCTTCTAAATGATAGTTCAAATTACATAATTAATTGCTATCAAATTGATGGTCTTCATTAGTGTTTCTATTGAAGCATATCCTATGTACTTTTTAAACAACCCGTTCAAATTATGCTTCGTTGTCACAATCAGAAACATTTTGATAAGGACCATTAAGTACCTGTGGAGGGACAGTGAATAGTATACAGGACAAAATCTGTAAGAGGAAAAAACTCTAAACAGCTGAACAGCAAAACATTTATGGAAATCCCAATTATTAAATAAATCTAGCAATTGAATAGAGATCTAAATTTTTACTGGAAATGCAACAGATCAATAATATTAACTTATTATTTACACACGCACCCTATGTGTAGTGCTCTTCCAATGATACAGATACCTTATCATATTTTATTCTACTTGTGAGCATTTTATTTTTGCAATACGCTATTCTGGGATAGGCATACCCATGATGAATTAGAACAGTGGCACATGCTAAATCCATTCCAGATCTGTTCAGGCTTCCAGTATCAATTCCAGAAACTGCATCCAGATCTTTCTAAACAATCACAAAAATGAAGAATTTGCACAAAAGGATGCCCATGAATAAACGTTAGACTTTACCGAGTTCTATACTGCAAATTGCATACCATGGATTAAATCTCTAAAGATCCTAGACAAATGTGTGATATTCCTTGACTATGAGAAATCACAAAAAACAGAAGTATGAACACAGCTATGTACACATCTAAAGGCCTTTCATCCAGCCTTTTCCCTTTTCTAAAGAATTACAGCTTTTCTTGCCATTTACCCTAAACCAATTCTATTAAAGTGCCAGTCCTCAAAACAGTGTTGTTACTCTTTGTCAGATTTTCAGGAAACAAACAATTGTATCAATAGGCACAAGTTTAGTGTTTGCTCCTGGCACATCAGACAAAAAGGACCTCTACTCCTGTACATCAGATAACCTGAATATCACTGCTCTAAACTACTTAGTTCGACAGTACTTTGTCAAAACACCTAAATGCATAACGATTCAAGTAAATATAATTCACACTTTAGATTAAAGTAACCGGGACATCAATTTAATATATTGGAGTCCTGTGAGATACTGGGGTCCCAAAACTGCTGGTTTCCAACTGCTGGGAAGCTTGGGAGcaacggattcaaactgcaggaaatgagattctaccaaaacattaggaagaacttcttggcaGTAAGAGATGTTTGGTAGTGGAACATGCTGCCTCAGAGCATGCTGGAGTCCCCTTCTCTCAatgttattaagcagaggctggatgaccatttacTCAATCTCCATTTATCATACAGGCGTTGCTGCACTCCATAGGGGTCTGCTCCTCTGCCCCTCAGGAACCAGCTGGCTGACAGTCCTATATTGCCTCATGAGAGCAATTTCTACCATGAGGGGGAATTTTGGCAGTCAACCCAACTCTTGCCCATCTCAATACAGACTGCGAGTGGGATGGTATAGGAACAGAATTACAGAAGTTAGCTCAGACATTCATCAATCACAGAAGCAATGCATGTTAAGTGGGGATTGGGAGCTCAGGATGGGAGTACTGCATAGTATTGCTACTACAGTGCTTATTCATTTGTGACttcccaacaggattccagctccTATAACAACTTGAATAAAGATTTAGGCTACCTAAaatattgtgggagctgaagtccaaaacacctagagggctgaagtgtGTCCATGCCTACTAATTCCTACTAAAAAAGTAAATCCCACATATGAAAGGGAACAGGAAGTGATCATTATATATAAAATACCCAAAAACTTTCTTGAAGAAATCTATTTTAACAACTCATACACTGTTTTTAAACTATATTTTGTAGTTGCCAATACCAACACATTCTACCTCGGCCACTATTAAGAGAAACTATTAATTCTGGATCAGATACAAATGGCTAACCATCAAGTGATGCATTTTTATTATCAAAATAAATAGAATACTCCTCTTAATCTGCTAGTCACAAATGGTTGCTCTATATAAGGAATGGGCAAaccttggctctccaggtgttttggacttcaactcccagcttaccaggtgttgggaattgtggaagctgaagtccaaaacacctggagggctgaagtttgtccatgcctgctctacagctTTAAAAACCTGGGCCATGCAAATTGTTTAAGCCATTGTGATCTACTCCATACCAATTCTGTAAAACAGCAGAACTTTCACATAAATCCTATGACCAAGTGAACTTTTGTAATCTCAgctcaatgtatttatttattttgcaaaccGACCCCCAAAACTGCCCAAGAATAATTCTGCTGTTTTTTAAGGATTTCACAACCCATTGGCGCACACATCTTAAACTATCAGGTGCAGACAATGTTTATGCAATAGAAACTGGTACCTATGGGTGGAGATAAAGTCGTCATAGAATTATAGTTAAAATTATCTCCATATGATCGGTGATTTGATCTCTGTGAAGGATTGCTCGGCATATACTGTGACCTTTGTGATACTGTGGAGGAAATGCCTGCTAACATCTGTCCCAACATCTGCAACATCTGGAACTCCCTAGCATGCTCAGCTTCCCGTCGGTTTTCCTCAGCTTTAAGCCGTTGCTCTTCATATTTGTAAAACTTCTCTTCAGTATCCATGCTTTGTAGTAGAAACCTTTCCATCATTTTGTCCAATGTTAAGTTTCCATGACGTTTTTTTGATCTTTTAGCCTGAGATAATAAGGGTGGTGCATTGGTGTGAGCATTAATTTGCCTAAAACCTAAAACAGAAGCAAATGGGTTAGTTTGCAAGAATAACTGCACTTAAAGGAATTTAAGCAGTGAAAAGTGTCTAATTCCACACTTGGCAGAAATTCCAATTTAGCAACTGTCTTTCATATTTTAGAGTACATAATCTATTATTTTAACTATGTGGTAAAAACCTTTTCAGCTTGTCTGCTAAAGTTTTACAAGCattatttaatatttgtattgttGTAGCAGACAATATAGTAAGAACTAAAAATGTGACTATGTTTCAATGATCTGAAAAATTCCAATAAATAGACAAATAATTCTCCCATTAAGTGGCAACCCCTTTACTAGGGTGCAAATTCCACTGCACACAGTGGGGCTGATCTCTGAATAAACACCCACAAGATTGCATGGTTAAAAGTATACATGCATTAAATTTTTTAATAATTACTGAAATTAAGTTTTCACAGCAATATATTCATGTTGctttatttgcagttttaatCACATTTTCTATATCTGTATCACAAAGAGTGCTGCTGTAAACATTTCTCCTTTGCTATTATTTACATGCAAGAGTTTGTTCTAAGTGAGAGCAAACTGGCTTAAGGGTGTCAGCTTTTGGGCCCAGGTTTATGAGGAGATGCAAACACTAAAACATCCCTTgtgattacattttaaaaaagcacagaAATACATGTGCAAATGGTGCAGGGATTAGTACATATATCATCATATTGCTCCTATAATATATAAATGCATTTGAATGGTATTGTGTAAGAGGTCTGGCACCATATTGAGCATCAAACTGAGCATTTTGTTTCCACCTGAAAGATTTTCTACCCCCCTAATTTGATCAGAGGTTACGCTGAGGATTCTTTGTCTGGCTTGGGAACTTGAGCTCCTTATTGTGTGATATTTCAATGGCATGGTGCCTTCTGAAATGTGCAGTAGTATGAAAGAATGCTGCTACACATGAAGAGAAAGTCACCAAGCATCATGGTGCTTTTTATTGCTGAAAAGAGTTAGCAACTTGTGTACAAAATTCAGGGATGATCCACAGTTATGTTCCTGGGGCAATTATAAATCAATGGTAATTTATTTTAGAAAGGAAGGCAACCTGCAGAAGCAAACGCTGAGGCCTTTAAAAATGCTAGCAGGACAGGAGTCTAGTTCAAAACATTTCTAATAGAATGAAGATGAATATGTTTTTCCTGATTTGCACCACACAAAGTTTTGTGCAATTGGTTGTCACCACAGTAGGGATGGTGGGAACTGTCTTCCATTGTTTTAGACAGGAATAGTAAGAAAATGGCCAACTCAGTAACAGATATTTTTTCCTCTCAGATGGAGACATGCACGGAAGGAGGcaaacatatactgtatataccaggcataggcaaacttgggccctccagttattttggacttcaactcctacaattccttacaggctcaggccccttccttttccttatcagctgcttaagaggctgagggggaaaaggaaagggcatgaggctgttaggaattgtgggagttgaagtccaaaatacctggacagGCTTGGGGGCCAAAATTGTGGGTTTTGAAATGACTCGTGATTAAGTCAAggatcattccacagagaggggaaaacaccaaTACTGCCTCAGGGGGACACCCCCTGCCCAATTTCctgtccaggcattcaaaaaggccagaagccgCAATGAGGCAGAGGGAGTAGAGGGgttcagtgcttcttttaagttctcttGGAACGGACTAAGCtgttgcctttcaccactctaacTCAGAGAAGGTGATGGATCATTTGTTGATAGGAGTTAAGGCACAGCAGTCACACTGACCCCTTGGATAGGTCAACCCAGGTTTTGGGGGTCAATTTTTTGGCTAAAATTTCCAGACTTACACATGCCTGTACTCTTAACCTTACTCTTAACAGATGGCCTTTGTGATTTGAAAGACAAATCCCCTTAGTCTGTAAAAAAATCTTTAGTAAAGAGTGAGCCCTAATGAATACAGGTAAATTGGAAGTGCAGGGTTACTCTGCTTCTAAGGCTGCGAAGAACAAGGTGACAATAGGCTATGGGATTGTAAATTAGGTATTTTCTGTTTCCCCAACTAGTTTTATACAAAAGAAAGGGTTGCTCTGTGTGACTGAATGTACAGTGGGTTTTGTGtgtctgctgggatttggttcctggACCAACCTAAATGCTCAAgtaccattatatacaatggcgcAGTAAAACAATGCCCCTTTAGAGCAATATCAAGTTCACTTTTGGGAATATTATCAAGCAGCTGATGGTTGAACCTGTGGATAGGAAGGATCAACTTTGCTTGCActaagagtgcatctgcactgcagtcATGATGCAGTTCGACTtaactaactgccatggctcaatacaatgGGATCCTTGATGTAGTTTTGAGAGACATCAGCCCTCTTGGGCTGAGATGGCCTTGCAGAACAacacctcccaggatcccatagcactgaagcatggcagttaaaaaggTGCCAGACTGCAGGGCTGCAGTGTGTTAGTAGACCtcaatatgagaaggcctcagtattagtttgcctcagtgtgtaGGAGGCATCAGtcagagagccctcagtgtgagaaggcctctgtgggagaaaggccttagtgtgaggtaagcctcagtatgagaaggtctggtgtgagaagcttcagtgagataAGTCCCAGGTTGGAGGCCATTGAGTGTGAATTTCCATTGTGTGaatgctgctgtgtgtaaaaagctcctgtgtgaagctcctgtgtaacttcggtgtgagaacaggctctgtgagagcgaagctgtttacatgagaaagaagcctagcgtgcaagcaaagaaggaagtataaaagtCATTATTTGTATCATGGAAACCTTGCTCTGGTAAATAGTGCAAACctattattttgctacaaagaaaagcctcctatggaagagataacattagtctgtgtgtttttgttctttttatcactttgggctactggtgatGGGTTTGCTGTTCTTGCTAAATTACTCTGCTGTgcaacaattgattttaaaatggagataatttattttagtgtttatgtatatttagagTTGATTTTATGTTCCGACATATAATGTttgttgtatatatgttgtgctccaccttgagtccccttgggggtgagaaaggcggaatataaatgtcttaaataaataaataaatttatgaggagggtcttttgttaataagcccactcacccaacagatttctctcacttcctgttcttaactgtgagctgtttgtaactcggggactgccttcTCTAACCTTAGTGCTAGGGAATTATGTGAGTCTTAGTCTTACAAGGGCTTCCCTGTCCTGGAGAGAGGCCGTGCCAGACCACAACTCTCAGGATGGGGATGTCAAGTGCACTGATTGTACAGCTCCCATGTTGTGCTTGTGAGCTGGCTCACCTTCTGGGATGGCGAAGGGGGCTCCCTCCACTTTGATGGGGTGCTGGGTGAAGGAGGAGCACTCCCCGGAGTCCTGCATGAAGGGGTCCCGCGGGGGAGACCCCAGCTCGGCCCCGTCTTCttcctctgcatcttcttcttcctcctcctcctcttcttcctcctcctcctcctccctatgctGCTCCTCCCTGCGGCTGAGGAGGCTCCCGGGTCCGGCGGAAGGGGGCGCGGCGGCGGCGATGATGGCGGCGGCGGCGCCGTGgtggttccctcctcctccccctcctccccctctcctgtGCCTTTCGGTGCCCTCTTCCTGGGGGGTCACGGGGGGGCTGCCACGCGGGGCGCCGGGGCCGAGCCCGGGCAGCCTGGAGGCGAGGACGCGGTCCATCTCGTGGTAGTACTTGCAGGCGTTGGCGTAGGCGCTGGCGTTGGGGCCGGGCCCCCCTTTCCGGGGCGGGACGTGCCCGTTGCGGTGGAGGCCCTCGCGGGCCTGGAAGTACTGCCGCTTGAGGCCCTTGATGCGGATGCGGCACTGCTCGGGGGTGCGCTCGAAGCCCAGCTCGGCCAGGCGGCGGGCCACGTCGCGGTAGACATGGCTGTTGCGGAAGTGGCCCTCCAGCGCGCTCTGCACCCCGGCCTCGCCCCAGATGCCCAGCAGCGCCCGCGTCTCCAGCTCCGACCACAGGAAGCCCCGCGTCGTGGCCAGCATCCTCCCCCGGGCGCCCCGCCACCAGGCCCGccgaggaggagcaggaggaggcgcCACCGAGCCGGGCCCCGCCAGCGGGACAGCCACCGGCGGAGGGTCAACGCCCCCCGCGACGCCGCCCCCACAGCATCCCTCGGACCGAGGCCTACTCCCCTCCTCGCCGCACAAAAGGCTGAGGCGCGCGCcctgcctggcctggcctggcctggcctagCTGCCCCCTTCAGCCGCCCGCAGGGAGCGCCAGTAGGCCCGCCCTGCGCCTCATCGCCTCAGCGAACAAGAACCACTACGATGGCCTGGCTCCGAGGGCCCGCACCGGCCGAGCGGAGGGCCTCTGTCCTCCCCCGCCCCGGCTCCCTGAGGGCCCCAGGCGGGACGGCGTCACCGCGCATGGCGCTCTccccgctgccgccgccgccgctccgTGCGCGCGCCCCGCCGCCAAGTTCACGCACACAAAGCCCTCCGCAGCTTGATGGCCTCGCTCCGAGGAATACATTAAGagagggagcggggggggggggggagcggggagggaaggaaggaaggagggggaaggagaaaggacaaGCGCGAGGCCTGGGAAAAGAAAATGCACACACAAGTTTGCACACTGGCCCCTTACAAAGCGTACCCACAACCCGTATACACTATATAGGCAAGCCTTATACACAAGTCTTATAAATGTACATTTCAATCTTATACACAAGCCTTAtaaaccacacacacaaaaccttatACATAAACCTTATAAACCATATACATAGGCCTTATACGCTCCATACATAAGGCTTATTCATAGTTTTTATAAAACATATACATCAGCCTCATATATCGTATATTAAGCCTTCCCCACATGCCTTATAAACCGTATACATAAGCCTTATAACTATAACTGTATACAC encodes:
- the NAXD gene encoding ATP-dependent (S)-NAD(P)H-hydrate dehydratase isoform X1, whose amino-acid sequence is MLATTRGFLWSELETRALLGIWGEAGVQSALEGHFRNSHVYRDVARRLAELGFERTPEQCRIRIKGLKRQYFQAREGLHRNGHVPPRKGGPGPNASAYANACKYYHEMDRVLASRLPGLGPGAPRGSPPVTPQEEGTERHRRGGGGGGGGNHHGAAAAIIAAAAPPSAGPGSLLSRREEQHREEEEEEEEEEEEEEDAEEEDGAELGSPPRDPFMQDSGECSSFTQHPIKVEGAPFAIPEGFRQINAHTNAPPLLSQAKRSKKRHGNLTLDKMMERFLLQSMDTEEKFYKYEEQRLKAEENRREAEHAREFQMLQMLGQMLAGISSTVSQRSQYMPSNPSQRSNHRSYGDNFNYNSMTTLSPPIVIERSFSMHKTHSIKEMENIFQLVRNIIPPLTAKKHKGQDGRIGIVGGCQEYTGAPYFAAISALKVGADLSHVFCTKDAACVIKSYSPELIVHPVLDRPDAVHEVEKWLPRLHSVVIGPGLGREDVLLANAKGIIEKAKVKGIPIVIDADGLWLIAQQPSVIQNYPRAILTPNAMEFSRLYEAMLRDPVDSNDQHGCLLRLSQALGNVTIVQKGERDLISDGEKVLVCSHEGSSRRCGGQGDLLSGSLGVLAHWALLAGPEKTNGQNPFLVAAFGACSLTRQCNHQAFQKCGRSMTASDMILEIGAAFNKLFET